Proteins found in one Tamandua tetradactyla isolate mTamTet1 chromosome 1, mTamTet1.pri, whole genome shotgun sequence genomic segment:
- the AP5S1 gene encoding AP-5 complex subunit sigma-1 isoform X2: protein MVHAFLIHTLRTPHAEDTGLCRVLYSCVFGAEKSLDDPRPHGAERDRLLRKEQILAVARQVESMCWLQQQASGRSPSDLLPQSSDEPVPLHEAPHGAFRLAAGDPFQESRTVMWLGVLSLGFALVLDTHENLLLAESTLRVLVRLLLDHLRLLAPGTNLLLRANRIESILTRFLPHGQLLFLNDQFIQGLEKELSAPWPR from the exons ATGGTTCACGCCTTCCTCATCCACACCTTGCGGACCCCTCATGCCGAGGACACGGGCCTTTGCCGAGTGCTCTACTCCTGCGTCTTTGGTGCTGAGAAGTCGCTGGATGACCCACGGCCACATGGTGCTGAGAGGGACAGGCTTCTCCGCAAGGAGCAGATCTTGGCCGTGGCCAG GCAGGTGGAATCCATGTGTTGGTTGCAGCAGCAAGCATCTGGACGATCCCCTTCAGACCTGCTGCCCCAGTCTTCAGATGAGCCGGTACCCCTGCACGAGGCCCCACATGGGGCCTTTCGCCTGGCGGCAGGGGACCCTTTCCAGGAGTCACGGACGGTGATGTGGCTAGGTGTGCTGTCGCTTGGCTTTGCTCTGGTGCTGGACACCCACGAGAACCTGCTGCTGGCTGAGAGCACGCTCAGGGTGCTGGTACGCCTCCTCCTGGATCACCTCCGGCTTCTGGCCCCTGGAACCAACCTCCTGCTGCGGGCTAACCGCATCGAGAGCATTCTCACCCGCTTCCTGCCCCATGGCCAGCTGCTCTTCCTCAACGACCAGTTCATCCAAGGGCTAGAGAAGGAGCTCAGTGCCCCCTGGCCCCGCTGA
- the AP5S1 gene encoding AP-5 complex subunit sigma-1 isoform X1, giving the protein MTCASCGWRVIRGQCGLLGVGSQSFRELSCSVLTDGGVSLNQSTDFGPMVHAFLIHTLRTPHAEDTGLCRVLYSCVFGAEKSLDDPRPHGAERDRLLRKEQILAVARQVESMCWLQQQASGRSPSDLLPQSSDEPVPLHEAPHGAFRLAAGDPFQESRTVMWLGVLSLGFALVLDTHENLLLAESTLRVLVRLLLDHLRLLAPGTNLLLRANRIESILTRFLPHGQLLFLNDQFIQGLEKELSAPWPR; this is encoded by the exons ATGACGTGTGCTTCCTGCGGCTGGAGGGTCATTCGAGGTCAGTGCGGGTTGCTGGGCGTGGGTTCTCAAAGTTTTCGAGAACTTTCTTGTTCAGTTTTAACTGACGGTGGAGTTAGCCTTAATCAAAG CACTGACTTTGGACCCATGGTTCACGCCTTCCTCATCCACACCTTGCGGACCCCTCATGCCGAGGACACGGGCCTTTGCCGAGTGCTCTACTCCTGCGTCTTTGGTGCTGAGAAGTCGCTGGATGACCCACGGCCACATGGTGCTGAGAGGGACAGGCTTCTCCGCAAGGAGCAGATCTTGGCCGTGGCCAG GCAGGTGGAATCCATGTGTTGGTTGCAGCAGCAAGCATCTGGACGATCCCCTTCAGACCTGCTGCCCCAGTCTTCAGATGAGCCGGTACCCCTGCACGAGGCCCCACATGGGGCCTTTCGCCTGGCGGCAGGGGACCCTTTCCAGGAGTCACGGACGGTGATGTGGCTAGGTGTGCTGTCGCTTGGCTTTGCTCTGGTGCTGGACACCCACGAGAACCTGCTGCTGGCTGAGAGCACGCTCAGGGTGCTGGTACGCCTCCTCCTGGATCACCTCCGGCTTCTGGCCCCTGGAACCAACCTCCTGCTGCGGGCTAACCGCATCGAGAGCATTCTCACCCGCTTCCTGCCCCATGGCCAGCTGCTCTTCCTCAACGACCAGTTCATCCAAGGGCTAGAGAAGGAGCTCAGTGCCCCCTGGCCCCGCTGA